Proteins encoded by one window of Hafnia alvei:
- a CDS encoding MgtC/SapB family protein, which produces MNFTLHYETFSILLVAFLLGAIIGYERQYRQRTAGLRTNTLVATSAAIFVHLAMSIDTPSGAVRVISYVVSGVGFLGAGTIMKEGLNIRGLNTAATLWGSAAVGACAGAGMIADACMATFFVVASNTLLRPMVNIINRQPLTDERGDATYEICVIALENDQREALTLVKQTLKAENCFMSHLDVEPFGDDDVEITVALIPASVSADDLDNLVNVLLDESLVKQAYYSRIGGSSS; this is translated from the coding sequence ATGAACTTCACTCTGCATTACGAAACATTTTCTATTTTACTGGTCGCATTTTTACTCGGCGCCATTATTGGCTACGAGCGCCAATACCGCCAGCGTACGGCTGGATTGCGCACCAACACGCTGGTTGCCACCAGCGCCGCTATTTTTGTCCATTTGGCAATGAGCATCGATACGCCTAGCGGCGCTGTACGGGTGATCTCTTATGTGGTTTCTGGCGTCGGCTTTCTCGGCGCGGGAACCATCATGAAAGAAGGATTAAACATCCGCGGACTGAATACCGCAGCTACGCTGTGGGGCTCCGCCGCCGTAGGTGCCTGCGCAGGTGCAGGAATGATTGCCGATGCCTGTATGGCAACGTTTTTTGTCGTGGCATCCAATACCTTGCTGCGCCCAATGGTCAACATTATCAACCGCCAGCCGCTCACCGACGAGCGTGGTGACGCCACTTACGAGATTTGCGTTATCGCATTAGAAAACGATCAGCGCGAAGCGCTGACGCTGGTAAAACAAACGTTAAAAGCGGAGAACTGCTTTATGTCGCACCTCGACGTTGAGCCTTTCGGCGATGATGACGTGGAGATCACCGTAGCACTGATCCCTGCATCGGTTTCCGCCGATGATTTGGATAATCTGGTTAATGTGTTGCTCGATGAAAGCCTCGTCAAACAGGCCTATTACAGCCGAATTGGCGGCAGCTCCAGCTAG
- a CDS encoding pirin family protein, whose amino-acid sequence MNNSPTPLQRITSRIKDVGGIPVSRAIPVKERRLIGAWCFLDHAGPSVLKQDNGGFRVAPHPHTCLQTFTWMLEGEVLHRDSLGYEQIIRPGQVNLMTAGHGIAHTEESVPGFSRLHAAQLWIALPEAVKDMPPRFDHYPTLPVWDADGIRHTLLAGDYASYHAPTLCFSDLLGVDLYTPDGSNTQLALQPDFEYGLFVLEGEINIEGERFAENELAYIGTQNTQLNVTLAPKTRVLFLGGEPLGEQVLMWWNFVGRSKEELRQSIADWNQDTGRFGTVHGFKGERTPSPEMP is encoded by the coding sequence ATGAACAACAGCCCTACTCCCCTACAGCGCATCACGTCCCGTATTAAAGACGTTGGCGGGATCCCCGTTTCGCGCGCCATTCCGGTTAAGGAACGTCGTTTGATTGGCGCATGGTGTTTTCTCGATCACGCGGGTCCATCGGTGCTCAAGCAAGACAACGGTGGATTCCGTGTTGCCCCTCACCCACACACCTGTTTGCAGACGTTCACATGGATGCTTGAGGGCGAGGTTTTACATCGCGACAGCCTTGGCTACGAACAAATCATCCGCCCTGGTCAGGTGAATTTAATGACGGCCGGACACGGCATTGCCCATACCGAAGAGTCGGTACCGGGCTTTTCGCGTCTGCACGCAGCTCAACTATGGATAGCCTTGCCCGAAGCGGTTAAAGATATGCCGCCGCGTTTTGATCACTATCCAACGCTGCCCGTATGGGATGCGGATGGCATCCGCCACACGCTTCTGGCCGGAGATTACGCCAGCTATCATGCGCCAACCCTGTGTTTCTCCGATTTACTGGGCGTCGATCTCTATACGCCCGATGGTTCAAACACCCAGTTAGCGCTGCAGCCCGATTTTGAATATGGCCTGTTTGTACTGGAAGGTGAGATCAATATTGAAGGCGAACGTTTTGCGGAAAATGAGCTGGCCTATATTGGCACGCAAAATACGCAGCTCAACGTCACGCTGGCGCCAAAAACACGGGTGTTATTCCTCGGCGGTGAGCCTTTGGGTGAACAGGTGCTGATGTGGTGGAATTTCGTGGGTCGCAGCAAAGAAGAATTACGCCAATCCATTGCCGATTGGAACCAAGACACGGGCCGCTTTGGCACCGTTCACGGCTTTAAAGGCGAACGCACACCGTCGCCAGAAATGCCATAG
- a CDS encoding polymorphic toxin type 44 domain-containing protein — MAVIPIGKSIYEVDANMREASQRGEGHGMATPMTYFWFYKQVRNHGKWDYKQESSSYQNFGNFNFGATGIAAGIPEEMLHRGAGCAQQRAGTSLPEWNNCFGDFPYGDDPHDQFWIKQGIDYAKKHGY; from the coding sequence ATGGCAGTTATACCGATAGGGAAATCAATATACGAAGTTGATGCTAATATGAGAGAAGCTAGCCAGCGTGGGGAAGGGCACGGTATGGCAACGCCAATGACTTATTTTTGGTTTTATAAGCAAGTAAGAAACCATGGGAAGTGGGATTACAAACAAGAGAGTTCTTCTTATCAAAATTTTGGTAATTTTAATTTTGGCGCAACAGGAATTGCCGCGGGCATACCCGAGGAAATGTTGCATCGTGGCGCTGGGTGCGCACAGCAACGTGCTGGAACCTCACTCCCCGAGTGGAATAATTGTTTCGGTGACTTTCCGTATGGAGATGACCCGCATGATCAATTCTGGATAAAGCAGGGAATCGACTATGCGAAAAAGCACGGTTATTAG
- a CDS encoding ABC transporter permease, with translation MRSLRNIFNLGIKELRTLLGDKAMLALIVFSFTLSIYSSATVTPGSLHMAPIAIADQDQSQLSTRIVNSFYAPYFMPPAMIDSNQIDPLLDAGTYTFALDIPPNFQRDVLAGRQPAIQLNVDATRMSQAFLGNSYIQNIVNDEVSEFMARYRAGSALPVDLEVRARFNPNLDQSWFGAVMAIINNITMLAIILTGSALIREREHGTIEHLLVMPITPFEIMLAKVWSMGLVVLVASGLSLIFMVQGVLHVPIEGSIPLFMLGVALSLFATTSIGIFMGTIARSMPQLGLLMILVLIPLQMLSGGSTPRESMPQLVQNIMQTMPTTHFVSLAQAILYRGADFSIVWPQFATLLVIGMAFFGFALSRFRKTISSMA, from the coding sequence ATGCGCAGCTTACGCAATATCTTTAATCTGGGGATCAAAGAGCTACGCACCTTACTGGGCGACAAAGCTATGCTGGCGCTGATCGTGTTTTCGTTCACGCTATCGATCTACTCCTCGGCAACCGTAACGCCGGGCTCGTTGCATATGGCACCGATTGCGATTGCCGATCAGGATCAATCCCAGCTTTCCACCCGTATCGTGAATAGCTTTTACGCGCCCTATTTTATGCCTCCGGCAATGATCGATTCGAATCAAATCGATCCGCTGTTGGATGCGGGAACCTACACTTTTGCATTGGATATTCCGCCGAATTTTCAGCGAGATGTATTGGCTGGGCGTCAGCCCGCCATTCAGCTCAACGTTGACGCTACGCGCATGAGTCAGGCTTTTCTGGGTAACAGCTATATTCAGAATATTGTGAATGACGAAGTGAGCGAATTTATGGCGCGCTATCGGGCGGGAAGTGCATTACCCGTAGATTTAGAAGTGAGAGCGCGCTTTAACCCGAATCTCGATCAGTCGTGGTTTGGTGCGGTGATGGCGATTATCAACAATATCACCATGCTGGCGATTATTCTGACGGGCTCAGCGCTAATCCGTGAACGCGAGCACGGCACCATCGAGCACCTATTGGTGATGCCAATTACGCCGTTTGAAATCATGCTAGCGAAGGTATGGTCGATGGGGCTGGTGGTGTTAGTGGCATCGGGACTGTCGCTGATCTTTATGGTGCAGGGCGTGCTGCATGTGCCGATTGAAGGCTCGATTCCGCTGTTTATGCTGGGCGTGGCGCTTAGCCTGTTTGCCACCACCTCCATCGGGATTTTTATGGGCACCATCGCCCGATCAATGCCGCAGCTTGGCCTGCTGATGATACTGGTGCTGATCCCGCTGCAGATGCTTTCGGGTGGCTCAACCCCGCGAGAAAGCATGCCGCAGCTGGTGCAGAACATTATGCAAACCATGCCAACCACGCACTTTGTCAGCCTTGCGCAGGCGATACTGTATCGCGGTGCCGATTTCAGCATCGTATGGCCGCAGTTTGCTACGCTGCTAGTGATTGGTATGGCGTTCTTTGGTTTTGCCCTGAGCCGATTCCGTAAAACCATTAGCTCGATGGCTTAA
- the rbbA gene encoding ribosome-associated ATPase/putative transporter RbbA — protein MRPLGANKDPLAAPIVRLEQVSQHYGNTQALQQITLDIPARKMVGLIGPDGVGKSSLLSLIAGARVIQSGNVNVLGGDMADADHRRKVCPKVAYMPQGLGKNLYHTLSVYENVDFFGRLFGQGAQEREQRINDLLQSTGLAPFRDRPAGKLSGGMKQKLGLCCALIHDPELLILDEPTTGVDPLSRAQFWELIDRIRERQTNMSVLVATAYMEEAERFDWLVAMDAGQVLATGSGQELRESIGSATLEEAFIALLPEEKRNAHQKVVIPPRDTSQDDVVAIEAQGLTMRFGDFVAVNDVNLRIPRGEIFGFLGSNGCGKSTTMKMLTGLLPASEGKAWLFGQEVDPKDIETRRRVGYMSQAFSLYSELTVRQNLELHARLFHLPEEDIPARVEEMNQRFMLSDVEDMLPEALPLGIRQRLSLAVAVIHKPEMLILDEPTSGVDPVARDMFWNLMVDLSRRDGVTIFISTHFMNEAERCDRISLMHAGKILASDTPEALVKQRGLGTLEATFIAYLREASGDSGAPPEQMPETPQVETTTPAISHHFSFTRMFSYSRREALELRRDPIRSTLALLGTVILMFIMGYGISMDVENLRFAVIDRDQTGTSQAYTLNLSGSRYFIEQPPITDYQQLERRMRDGELAVAIEIPPNFGRDIARGHTVKIGVWVDGAMPNRAETVRGYVQAMHLAWLSDMASRQPTANMGNILMDIETRYRYNPDVKSLPAIVPAVIPLLLMMIPAMLSALSVVREKELGSIINLYVTPVTKAEFLIGKQLPYIVLGMFNFLLLCALSVFLFGVEHKGSFLTLTLAALLYIIIATGMGLLISTFMKSQIAAIFGTAIITLIPATQFSGMIDPVSSLEGIGRWIGNIYPTSHFLTITRGTFSKALNLFDLQASFIPLLIAVPVVIGLSVLLLKKQEG, from the coding sequence ATGAGGCCATTAGGTGCTAATAAAGACCCGCTGGCGGCACCCATCGTTCGGCTTGAGCAGGTGAGCCAGCACTATGGCAATACTCAGGCATTACAGCAGATAACGTTGGATATTCCTGCGCGAAAAATGGTGGGGCTGATTGGGCCTGACGGCGTAGGAAAATCCAGCTTGTTATCGCTGATCGCGGGCGCACGCGTTATTCAGTCGGGAAACGTTAACGTTCTGGGTGGTGATATGGCGGACGCCGATCATCGACGCAAGGTATGCCCGAAAGTGGCTTATATGCCGCAGGGCTTGGGGAAAAACCTTTATCACACGCTGTCGGTTTACGAAAACGTCGATTTCTTTGGTCGACTGTTTGGGCAAGGCGCTCAAGAGCGAGAGCAGCGTATTAATGACTTACTGCAAAGCACTGGATTAGCTCCGTTTCGCGATCGTCCGGCGGGCAAATTGTCTGGCGGTATGAAGCAGAAGCTGGGCCTATGTTGCGCGCTGATCCACGATCCTGAACTGTTGATCCTTGATGAACCGACGACCGGCGTCGATCCACTGTCACGCGCCCAGTTTTGGGAGCTGATCGATCGTATTCGTGAACGGCAAACCAACATGAGCGTGTTGGTAGCCACCGCCTATATGGAAGAAGCCGAGCGTTTTGACTGGCTGGTGGCGATGGATGCGGGACAGGTTCTGGCCACCGGCAGCGGACAGGAACTGCGTGAAAGTATCGGCAGCGCAACGCTAGAGGAGGCCTTTATTGCCCTGCTGCCGGAAGAGAAACGCAACGCGCACCAAAAGGTGGTTATCCCACCGCGTGATACTTCGCAGGATGACGTGGTAGCCATTGAGGCGCAGGGGCTAACCATGCGCTTTGGCGATTTTGTTGCGGTTAACGATGTCAATTTGCGCATACCACGCGGCGAAATTTTTGGTTTCCTCGGTTCTAACGGCTGCGGCAAATCGACCACCATGAAGATGCTGACCGGATTACTGCCCGCCAGCGAAGGGAAAGCATGGTTATTTGGGCAGGAGGTCGATCCCAAAGATATCGAAACCCGCCGCCGAGTAGGCTATATGTCGCAGGCTTTTTCGTTGTATAGCGAACTTACGGTGCGACAAAACCTTGAACTGCACGCACGTCTTTTTCATCTTCCCGAGGAGGATATTCCTGCACGCGTTGAGGAGATGAATCAGCGGTTCATGCTGAGTGATGTAGAAGATATGCTGCCAGAGGCGCTGCCGTTGGGCATCCGTCAGCGTTTATCTCTCGCCGTTGCGGTGATCCATAAACCTGAAATGCTTATCTTGGATGAGCCAACGTCGGGAGTCGATCCGGTCGCGCGCGATATGTTTTGGAATTTGATGGTGGATTTGTCACGGCGCGATGGCGTCACCATCTTTATTTCAACGCACTTTATGAATGAAGCCGAGCGATGTGACCGTATATCGCTGATGCATGCGGGAAAAATACTGGCGAGCGATACGCCAGAGGCGCTGGTGAAGCAGCGTGGTTTAGGCACGCTTGAGGCCACGTTTATTGCCTACTTACGTGAGGCTTCTGGTGATAGCGGTGCTCCGCCGGAGCAGATGCCTGAAACACCTCAGGTTGAAACGACAACGCCTGCCATCAGCCATCACTTTAGCTTCACGCGGATGTTCAGCTATAGCCGTCGAGAAGCTTTGGAGCTGCGGCGCGATCCTATTCGCTCAACCTTGGCTCTGTTGGGGACGGTGATCCTGATGTTTATCATGGGTTACGGTATCAGTATGGATGTGGAAAACCTGCGTTTTGCGGTGATAGACCGCGATCAGACCGGCACCAGCCAAGCCTATACGCTCAATCTGTCGGGCTCGCGCTATTTTATCGAACAGCCGCCGATTACTGATTATCAGCAGTTGGAGCGCCGAATGCGCGACGGTGAACTCGCCGTGGCAATTGAGATACCGCCTAACTTTGGCCGTGATATTGCGCGTGGGCATACGGTGAAAATTGGCGTTTGGGTTGATGGGGCAATGCCGAATCGGGCTGAAACCGTGCGCGGCTATGTGCAGGCGATGCACTTGGCGTGGCTGAGTGATATGGCTTCGCGTCAGCCAACGGCCAATATGGGGAATATCCTGATGGATATTGAAACCCGCTATCGCTATAACCCTGATGTAAAAAGTTTGCCTGCTATTGTGCCTGCGGTTATCCCGCTGCTGTTGATGATGATCCCCGCGATGCTCAGCGCGTTGAGCGTGGTGCGTGAAAAAGAGCTGGGCTCAATCATCAATCTGTATGTGACGCCGGTGACCAAGGCCGAGTTTCTGATCGGCAAGCAGCTGCCTTATATCGTACTGGGCATGTTTAACTTTTTACTGCTATGCGCGTTATCGGTCTTTTTGTTTGGCGTTGAGCATAAGGGCAGTTTTCTCACGCTGACGTTGGCGGCGCTGCTGTACATCATTATCGCCACCGGCATGGGCCTGCTGATCTCGACCTTTATGAAAAGCCAGATCGCCGCGATCTTCGGCACTGCGATCATCACCTTAATTCCCGCGACGCAGTTCTCCGGCATGATCGATCCGGTTTCTTCGTTGGAAGGGATCGGACGGTGGATCGGTAATATTTACCCAACCTCCCACTTTTTAACCATCACGCGCGGCACCTTCTCAAAGGCGCTAAACCTGTTTGATCTTCAGGCTTCGTTTATCCCGTTGCTGATTGCCGTTCCGGTGGTTATTGGGCTCAGCGTTCTTCTATTGAAAAAGCAGGAGGGCTGA
- a CDS encoding HlyD family secretion protein, translating to MDIKNRKRLTFYSIIIIAVVVAFAAWWSLRAPGLPDGFASSNGRIEATEIDISTKVAGRIDKIVVREGDFVKQGEVLAHMDTRVLNEQRIEAEAQIRETQSAVATAKSLLAQRQSEKLAAQAVVKQREAELNSANKRYARSQALSKRGAVSAQQLDDDMAAAQSARAALESAKAQVSAAQAAIESAQAGIIQANTRVEAAKATERRITADIEDSALKAPRDGRIQYRVAEPGEVLAAGGRVLNMVDLSDVYMTFFLPTEQAGRVAIGSDVHVVLDAAPTLRLPAKATFVASVAQFTPKTVETDNERLKLMFRVKARISPELLEKYLEYVKTGLPGMAYVRLDNNKSWPEDLDVRLPQ from the coding sequence ATGGATATCAAAAATAGAAAACGTCTCACTTTTTACTCAATTATTATCATCGCCGTCGTGGTGGCCTTTGCCGCGTGGTGGAGCCTGCGTGCGCCCGGTTTGCCTGACGGATTCGCCAGCAGCAATGGGCGCATTGAAGCCACGGAAATCGATATTTCGACCAAAGTGGCGGGGCGTATCGATAAAATCGTGGTGCGCGAAGGCGACTTTGTGAAGCAGGGTGAAGTGCTAGCGCACATGGATACGCGTGTTTTGAACGAGCAACGTATAGAAGCCGAAGCGCAAATCCGCGAAACACAAAGCGCGGTAGCTACGGCGAAGTCATTACTGGCGCAGCGGCAAAGTGAAAAACTGGCGGCGCAGGCAGTGGTGAAACAGCGTGAAGCTGAATTGAACTCGGCGAATAAACGCTATGCCCGTTCACAAGCGCTGTCTAAGCGCGGGGCGGTGTCGGCGCAGCAGCTTGATGACGATATGGCAGCGGCGCAAAGCGCTCGCGCAGCGTTGGAATCCGCTAAGGCTCAGGTTTCAGCCGCGCAGGCCGCTATCGAATCCGCACAGGCGGGCATCATTCAGGCTAATACACGCGTGGAAGCCGCTAAAGCCACCGAGCGCCGTATTACCGCTGATATTGAAGACAGCGCCTTGAAGGCGCCGCGTGATGGGCGGATCCAGTACCGCGTGGCTGAACCGGGAGAGGTGTTAGCCGCGGGTGGTCGCGTGCTGAATATGGTCGATCTCAGCGATGTTTACATGACGTTTTTCCTGCCAACCGAACAGGCGGGCAGGGTCGCCATCGGTAGCGACGTGCACGTTGTTCTTGATGCCGCACCAACGCTGCGTCTTCCGGCAAAAGCCACCTTTGTGGCCAGCGTGGCGCAGTTCACGCCGAAAACGGTCGAGACCGATAACGAGCGCCTGAAGCTGATGTTCCGCGTAAAAGCGCGCATTTCCCCTGAACTGCTGGAAAAATACCTCGAATACGTGAAAACGGGTTTGCCGGGTATGGCCTATGTGCGTTTGGATAACAATAAAAGCTGGCCAGAAGATCTGGATGTGAGGTTGCCGCAATGA
- a CDS encoding aldehyde dehydrogenase family protein, protein MPDNTVAILDSVTRFLDRQHGLYIDGKWCDSLSDARLAIYNPANGEQIASSADANTEDVSRAVTSAHQAFCAGVWSQRLPAERERILLRYADLVEQHAEELAQLETLEQGKSINISRAFEVGCTLNWMRYTAGLTTKITGQTMDVSIPMPAGAKYMAYTRKEPIGVVAGIVPWNFPLMIGIWKVMPALAAGCSIVIKPSETTPLTLLRMAELASEAGVPDGVFNIVTGKGSVCGKALTEHPLVAKVSFTGSTPVGKGIARAAADRLTRVTLELGGKNPAIVLKDADQQQVIEGLMAGSFLNQGQVCAASSRIYIEAPIFDNLVAGFEQAVKSLSVGPGMDATTQINPLVSRQHRDKVASYLQDAKAKNAELISGATGPDAQGFYIPPTLVINPDAALNLSREEVFGPVVNLIRVKDAEDALHQANDTDFGLTASLWTTSLQTAMAYTPRIQAGTVWVNSHTLIDANMPFGGVKQSGTGRDFGTDWLDAYTETKTVCVRY, encoded by the coding sequence ATGCCCGACAACACAGTAGCAATCCTCGACAGCGTTACGCGTTTTCTTGACCGTCAGCACGGACTTTATATTGATGGGAAGTGGTGCGATTCCTTATCGGATGCACGCTTAGCGATTTATAACCCCGCAAACGGCGAACAGATCGCCTCTTCGGCTGATGCCAACACCGAAGATGTTTCCCGCGCGGTCACGTCTGCTCATCAGGCCTTTTGCGCCGGTGTATGGTCACAACGTTTGCCCGCCGAGCGCGAGCGAATTTTGCTGCGCTACGCTGACTTAGTCGAACAACACGCAGAAGAACTGGCGCAGCTAGAAACCTTGGAACAAGGCAAATCGATTAACATTTCCCGCGCCTTCGAAGTGGGCTGTACGCTGAACTGGATGCGCTATACCGCCGGTCTCACCACCAAAATCACCGGGCAAACTATGGATGTATCGATACCGATGCCCGCCGGTGCGAAATATATGGCTTACACCCGCAAAGAACCGATCGGCGTAGTAGCCGGCATTGTGCCGTGGAACTTCCCGCTGATGATTGGAATTTGGAAAGTGATGCCAGCGCTGGCGGCGGGATGTTCTATCGTTATCAAACCATCTGAAACGACGCCGTTAACCCTGCTACGCATGGCGGAACTTGCCAGCGAGGCGGGAGTTCCCGATGGCGTATTTAATATCGTTACCGGCAAAGGATCGGTGTGCGGCAAAGCCTTAACTGAACATCCGCTGGTGGCTAAGGTCAGCTTTACCGGCTCAACGCCGGTTGGCAAGGGCATTGCTCGCGCCGCTGCCGACCGCTTGACGCGAGTCACTCTGGAACTGGGCGGTAAAAACCCGGCCATCGTGCTAAAAGATGCCGATCAGCAACAGGTGATTGAAGGCCTGATGGCGGGAAGTTTCCTCAACCAAGGACAGGTCTGCGCCGCCAGCTCACGTATCTATATCGAAGCACCGATTTTCGACAATCTGGTTGCCGGTTTTGAACAGGCGGTAAAATCGCTTTCCGTCGGCCCAGGTATGGATGCCACCACCCAAATAAATCCATTGGTTTCACGCCAGCATCGCGACAAAGTGGCGTCTTATCTGCAAGATGCTAAAGCCAAAAATGCCGAACTGATCAGCGGAGCCACTGGGCCTGATGCGCAGGGCTTTTATATTCCCCCAACGCTGGTGATTAACCCTGATGCGGCGCTGAATTTATCGCGAGAGGAAGTTTTCGGCCCCGTCGTTAACCTCATTCGGGTAAAAGACGCCGAAGATGCGCTACATCAGGCCAACGATACCGACTTTGGCCTCACTGCTAGCCTATGGACCACCAGCCTGCAAACCGCGATGGCCTATACTCCGCGCATTCAAGCTGGCACCGTGTGGGTGAATAGTCATACGCTGATCGATGCGAATATGCCGTTTGGCGGCGTAAAACAGTCAGGAACCGGACGTGATTTTGGCACTGATTGGCTGGATGCCTATACCGAAACCAAAACGGTGTGCGTGCGGTATTAA
- the tynA gene encoding primary-amine oxidase has protein sequence MKKRLPVAIALALGLLTSAGWQNSAQAHGAAAHMVPMEKTLAEFGADVQWDDYARMFTIAKDGAYIKVKPDTNEAIVNGKPLKLAVPVVFRGKVAYMSEDFINEVFQSGLDQTFAVEKRAHPLNPLSADEIKTAVEAIKASGNYHDNFRFTEISLREPPKDEVWQFVLSGKTVEQPRQANVTVLDGKHVVESVVDLTDKKVVSWTPIKDAQGMVLLDDFATVQSVITASTDFAAVLKKRGIADPSKVITTPLTVGYFDGKDGLTQDQRLLKVISYLDVGDGNYWAHPIENLVAVVDLEQKKIIKIEEGPVIPVPMAPRPYDGRDRKAPDIKPLEIVEPEGKNYTITGNTIHWQNWDFHVGLNSRVGPIISTVTYNDQGKKRKIMYEGSLGGMIVPYGDPDIGWYFKAYLDSGDYGMGTLTSPIARGKDAPSNAVLIDQTIADYTGQPMTIPRAIAIFERYAGPEYKHQEMGPPNVSAERRELVVRWISTVGNYDYIFDWVFHQNGTIGIDAGATGIEAVKGVKARTMQDPTAKEDTKYGTLIDHNIVGTTHQHIYNFRLDMDIDGENNSLVELNPDVKPNDRSGPRTSTMQVDQVDVKTEKEAAQKFDPSTIRLLSNANITNKMGNPVSYQLIPYAGGTHPIAKGANFGKDEWIYHRLSFMDKQLWVTRYSPEERYPEGKYPNRSIHDTGLGQYSSDNQSIENTDNVVWLTTGTTHVARAEEWPIMPTEWVHALLKPWNFFSETPTLDLNGKKGE, from the coding sequence ATGAAAAAACGCCTGCCGGTTGCGATTGCGCTGGCGCTCGGGCTGTTGACGTCTGCGGGTTGGCAAAACAGCGCGCAGGCACACGGTGCGGCGGCGCATATGGTTCCGATGGAGAAAACGCTGGCTGAATTTGGGGCGGATGTGCAGTGGGATGATTATGCCCGCATGTTTACAATTGCCAAAGACGGCGCTTATATCAAGGTTAAACCTGATACCAACGAAGCCATCGTGAATGGCAAACCGTTGAAACTGGCGGTGCCGGTGGTGTTTCGCGGCAAAGTGGCCTATATGTCGGAAGACTTTATCAATGAAGTTTTTCAATCTGGCTTAGACCAGACTTTCGCCGTTGAAAAACGCGCGCATCCGCTTAACCCGCTGAGCGCAGATGAAATCAAAACGGCGGTAGAGGCGATCAAAGCTTCAGGTAACTATCACGATAATTTCCGCTTTACGGAAATCTCTCTGCGTGAGCCGCCAAAAGATGAGGTTTGGCAGTTTGTGTTGAGCGGAAAAACCGTTGAGCAACCGCGTCAGGCGAATGTGACCGTGCTGGATGGTAAGCACGTTGTGGAAAGCGTGGTGGATTTAACTGACAAAAAAGTGGTGTCGTGGACGCCAATCAAAGATGCGCAGGGCATGGTGCTATTAGATGATTTTGCCACCGTTCAGTCGGTGATCACCGCCAGCACAGATTTTGCCGCCGTGCTGAAAAAACGTGGAATTGCCGATCCAAGCAAGGTGATCACCACGCCGCTGACCGTGGGTTATTTCGATGGTAAAGATGGGCTAACGCAGGATCAGCGCTTGCTCAAAGTGATCAGCTATCTGGATGTGGGTGACGGCAACTATTGGGCGCATCCGATCGAAAACCTTGTGGCGGTGGTCGATCTTGAACAGAAAAAAATTATCAAAATAGAAGAGGGGCCAGTGATCCCGGTGCCGATGGCTCCGCGTCCGTATGATGGCCGCGACCGTAAAGCGCCAGACATCAAACCGCTGGAAATCGTTGAGCCGGAAGGTAAAAACTACACCATCACCGGCAATACGATCCACTGGCAGAACTGGGATTTCCACGTGGGGTTGAACTCTCGCGTTGGCCCGATCATTTCGACGGTGACCTACAACGATCAGGGCAAAAAGCGCAAGATCATGTATGAAGGATCGCTAGGCGGCATGATCGTGCCTTATGGCGATCCGGATATTGGCTGGTACTTCAAAGCCTATCTTGATTCAGGCGATTATGGCATGGGCACGTTAACTTCCCCGATTGCACGTGGCAAAGATGCACCGTCAAATGCGGTGCTGATCGACCAAACGATCGCGGATTATACCGGCCAGCCGATGACTATTCCGCGGGCGATCGCCATCTTTGAACGCTACGCAGGGCCAGAATATAAGCATCAGGAAATGGGGCCGCCCAACGTGAGCGCCGAGCGCCGTGAGCTGGTGGTGCGCTGGATCAGCACCGTGGGCAACTATGACTATATTTTTGACTGGGTATTCCATCAAAACGGCACCATTGGCATCGACGCGGGTGCAACGGGGATCGAAGCGGTGAAAGGCGTGAAAGCGCGCACCATGCAGGATCCAACCGCCAAAGAAGATACCAAATACGGCACCCTTATCGATCACAACATCGTCGGAACCACGCATCAGCATATCTACAATTTCCGATTGGATATGGACATCGACGGCGAAAACAATAGCTTGGTTGAGTTGAATCCTGATGTGAAGCCAAACGATCGTAGCGGCCCACGCACCAGTACCATGCAGGTGGATCAGGTCGATGTGAAAACCGAAAAAGAGGCGGCGCAGAAGTTTGATCCTTCCACTATCCGCTTGCTGAGCAACGCTAACATTACCAACAAAATGGGCAATCCGGTTTCTTATCAGTTGATCCCTTACGCGGGCGGAACTCATCCAATCGCCAAAGGGGCGAACTTTGGTAAAGACGAATGGATTTATCATCGCCTGAGCTTTATGGATAAACAGCTGTGGGTGACGCGCTATAGCCCAGAAGAACGCTACCCTGAGGGGAAATATCCCAACCGTTCTATCCATGATACCGGTCTGGGGCAGTATTCCTCAGACAATCAGTCGATTGAAAATACGGATAACGTGGTGTGGCTGACCACCGGCACCACGCACGTGGCGCGCGCGGAAGAGTGGCCGATTATGCCAACGGAATGGGTGCATGCATTACTGAAACCGTGGAACTTCTTCAGTGAAACGCCAACGTTGGATTTGAATGGGAAGAAGGGGGAGTAG